One Nocardioides oleivorans DNA segment encodes these proteins:
- a CDS encoding aspartate/glutamate racemase family protein yields MPHAMRTIGLLGGMSWESSALYYQVVNEAVRERLGGYHSARVLMASVDFAEVEAMQAAGEWDAAGELLAAEARALEAAGAECLVLCTNTMHKVAGAIEAATSVPLIHIVDVTAAAVRAAGLSRVALLGTRFTMEQPFVRERLESHGLSVVVPAGEDLELVHRVIYDELVHGVVRSESREQYVDVVRRLAGRGAEGVVLGCTEIELLIGADDVDVPVFATTRLHALAAVDFALA; encoded by the coding sequence ATGCCCCACGCGATGCGCACGATCGGCCTGCTCGGCGGGATGAGCTGGGAGAGCTCGGCGCTCTACTACCAGGTCGTCAACGAGGCGGTGCGGGAGCGGCTCGGCGGCTACCACTCCGCGCGCGTGCTGATGGCGTCGGTCGACTTCGCCGAGGTCGAGGCGATGCAGGCAGCGGGGGAGTGGGACGCCGCCGGCGAGCTGCTGGCGGCCGAGGCCCGGGCGCTGGAGGCGGCCGGGGCCGAGTGCCTGGTCCTCTGCACCAACACGATGCACAAGGTCGCCGGCGCGATCGAGGCCGCGACCTCGGTGCCCCTGATCCACATCGTCGACGTGACGGCTGCGGCCGTCCGTGCGGCCGGCCTGTCCCGGGTGGCGCTGCTCGGGACCCGGTTCACGATGGAGCAGCCGTTCGTCCGCGAGCGGCTCGAGTCCCACGGCCTGTCCGTGGTGGTCCCCGCGGGCGAGGACCTCGAGCTGGTTCACCGGGTGATCTACGACGAGCTCGTCCACGGAGTCGTGCGCTCCGAATCCCGGGAGCAGTACGTCGACGTGGTGCGGCGGCTGGCCGGGCGCGGCGCCGAGGGGGTCGTCCTCGGCTGCACCGAGATCGAGCTGCTGATCGGCGCCGACGACGTCGACGTGCCGGTCTTCGCGACGACCCGGCTGCACGCGCTCGCGGCGGTGGACTTCGCCCTGGCGTGA